From one Sulfurimonas sp. genomic stretch:
- a CDS encoding TolC family protein, with amino-acid sequence MLYKGLFFIFLAVNIFGDSLDELLIQLEKNSSLIQAQKSIVSAKQKDISIQTNYKNPKLSFGVNDIMLSKDKYNKFDLEPMQTQYIAISQEIEDGDKIDSKKSIALYALQKENFVLEDLYYDLLKQLRQINIQIIKSKEILSLLDKKILNLNTLKKYFINTTSSMTNISLLSKADEKIYKAKEQKYNLLTKIDNLQNRFSYILGEQYNIFNDDLNNLNDQEEFELTPKYKAYEMDKNIAKEQVTYAKLEESPNFTFNFSYNRRESFDNYVNVGIAIPLPIYGTEEEKVIKTNELFRKSTFAEDDFLRKVKMKYENYKSKTLFLKNSLNDITLVIESLDSELSYSNNNFNDVSNTPQIIENRNKKIDFEIRKVQLLEQIDLSRLEIDYITRKSKL; translated from the coding sequence ATGTTGTATAAAGGCTTATTTTTTATATTTTTAGCAGTAAATATTTTTGGAGACTCTCTAGATGAATTGTTAATTCAATTAGAGAAAAATTCCAGCTTGATTCAGGCTCAAAAATCTATTGTATCTGCTAAACAAAAAGATATATCGATACAAACTAACTACAAAAATCCAAAGCTTAGTTTTGGAGTCAACGATATTATGCTCTCAAAAGACAAATATAACAAGTTTGACCTAGAACCTATGCAGACTCAATATATTGCTATATCACAAGAGATTGAGGATGGTGATAAAATAGATTCTAAAAAGTCGATAGCCCTTTATGCACTTCAAAAAGAGAACTTTGTTTTAGAGGACCTTTATTATGATCTTTTAAAACAATTGCGTCAAATAAATATACAGATCATAAAGAGTAAAGAGATTCTATCTTTGCTTGATAAAAAGATCTTAAATCTAAATACTTTGAAAAAATACTTTATAAATACAACCAGTTCAATGACAAATATATCCCTTTTGTCAAAAGCTGATGAAAAAATATATAAAGCCAAAGAGCAAAAATATAACCTGCTTACAAAGATAGATAATCTACAAAACAGATTTTCATATATATTAGGCGAGCAGTATAATATATTTAATGACGATCTAAATAATCTGAATGATCAAGAAGAGTTTGAACTCACACCTAAATATAAAGCTTATGAGATGGATAAAAATATTGCTAAAGAGCAAGTCACATATGCAAAATTAGAAGAGTCACCAAACTTTACATTTAATTTTTCATATAACAGAAGAGAGAGTTTTGATAATTATGTAAATGTAGGTATAGCTATTCCTTTACCTATATATGGTACCGAAGAGGAAAAAGTTATAAAAACTAATGAGTTATTTAGAAAAAGTACATTTGCTGAAGATGATTTTTTAAGAAAAGTAAAAATGAAATACGAAAACTATAAGTCGAAAACACTTTTTTTAAAAAATTCTCTAAATGACATTACTTTGGTTATAGAGAGTTTAGACTCTGAACTCTCATATAGCAACAATAATTTTAATGATGTGTCAAATACACCTCAAATAATTGAAAACAGAAACAAAAAGATTGATTTTGAGATTAGGAAAGTTCAATTACTAGAGCAAATAGATCTAAGTCGTTTAGAAATAGACTATATTACGAGAAAGAGTAAACTATGA
- a CDS encoding FixH family protein — protein sequence MKKVVLGVISLAAVTFAAGFSQMCNVGGMDLHLSSEKNLTLGANKFHINMMDGSKGMHDVKDMRIKFFMPEMPGMPYMETKDICKKTEKKYECDANFTMNGTWQYMMYVTDKDGKQHKYRNSINVGGSHMMDMNDDEGHMNH from the coding sequence ATGAAAAAGGTAGTTTTAGGAGTTATATCTCTAGCAGCAGTTACATTTGCAGCGGGTTTTTCACAGATGTGTAATGTAGGAGGAATGGACTTACATCTCTCTAGTGAGAAAAACCTTACACTTGGGGCTAATAAGTTCCATATAAATATGATGGATGGTTCTAAAGGTATGCATGACGTTAAAGATATGAGAATTAAGTTTTTCATGCCTGAAATGCCGGGAATGCCTTATATGGAAACTAAAGACATTTGTAAAAAAACTGAAAAAAAATATGAATGCGATGCTAACTTCACTATGAACGGTACATGGCAGTATATGATGTATGTTACAGACAAAGACGGCAAACAACATAAATATAGAAACAGTATAAATGTAGGTGGATCACATATGATGGATATGAATGACGATGAGGGTCATATGAATCACTAA
- a CDS encoding formate--tetrahydrofolate ligase produces the protein MKDIEIAHQAQMIPIVDLVEKKFNIPKQDIEPYGHYKGKISLEYIEKLSHKKSHGKLILVTAINPTPAGEGKTTTTVGLGDALNSLGKKSIICLREPSLGPVFGLKGGAAGGGYSQVVPMEDINLHFTGDFHAIAAAHNLLSAMIDNHINHGNALNIDIRRVKWKRVVDMNDRALRKITVGQGGPANGYLREDGFDIVVASEVMAILCLAINRADLKERLGRIIIGYRQDDATPVFASDLKAHGAMAAILKDAIKPNVVQTLENNIAFIHGGPFANIAHGCNSVIATDMAMKLADYTVTEAGFGADLGAEKFINIKCRSSKIEPSAIVLVATIRALKYHGNVELDHLNKENLKALNKGFENLKRHIKNIQKHYGLQPVVSINHFTFDTDEEIQLIQNRCKEMGVKCVIAKHWANGSKGAEGLAKEVLNSIENDKNEFKFLYDDKTPLWDKINTVATKIYKAKGITASAKIKAEIEKLQQTHGSLPICMAKTQMSFSTDPLKRGAPKNHTVDITDVKLENGAGFIVAIAGNIMTMPGLPKIPTAEKIDIDNDGEITGLF, from the coding sequence ATGAAAGATATAGAAATAGCACATCAGGCACAAATGATTCCCATTGTTGACTTAGTAGAAAAAAAGTTCAATATACCTAAACAAGATATAGAACCGTATGGTCATTACAAAGGTAAAATTTCACTTGAATACATCGAAAAACTTTCACATAAAAAAAGTCACGGTAAACTTATTTTAGTTACTGCTATAAATCCAACACCTGCAGGTGAGGGGAAAACAACTACGACAGTCGGTCTTGGTGATGCACTTAATTCACTTGGAAAAAAATCAATTATATGTTTAAGGGAACCATCTCTTGGTCCTGTATTTGGACTAAAAGGCGGAGCAGCAGGCGGTGGTTATTCTCAGGTTGTACCAATGGAGGATATTAACCTTCATTTTACAGGGGATTTTCATGCAATTGCTGCGGCACATAATCTTCTTTCGGCTATGATAGATAATCATATAAATCATGGAAATGCACTAAATATTGATATTAGAAGAGTAAAGTGGAAGCGTGTAGTAGACATGAATGATCGGGCCCTTAGAAAAATAACGGTAGGTCAAGGCGGACCTGCAAATGGTTATCTAAGAGAAGATGGATTTGATATTGTTGTTGCATCTGAAGTTATGGCCATTTTATGTTTAGCAATAAATCGTGCCGATTTAAAAGAAAGGCTAGGGCGAATTATAATTGGATACAGACAAGATGATGCTACTCCTGTATTCGCAAGTGATCTAAAAGCTCATGGTGCGATGGCTGCTATTTTAAAAGATGCCATCAAACCAAATGTTGTTCAAACTTTAGAAAACAATATAGCTTTTATTCACGGTGGACCATTTGCAAATATAGCTCACGGCTGTAATTCTGTAATAGCTACAGATATGGCTATGAAACTTGCTGATTATACAGTAACTGAAGCTGGATTTGGAGCAGATCTTGGAGCTGAAAAGTTTATAAATATAAAGTGTAGAAGCTCTAAAATAGAACCATCAGCAATAGTTTTAGTAGCAACTATTAGAGCATTGAAATATCATGGAAATGTAGAACTTGATCATCTTAATAAAGAGAACTTAAAAGCATTAAATAAAGGTTTTGAGAACCTAAAACGACATATTAAAAATATACAAAAACATTATGGCTTACAGCCAGTTGTTTCAATTAATCATTTCACATTTGATACAGATGAGGAGATTCAACTTATACAAAATAGATGTAAAGAGATGGGAGTTAAGTGTGTCATTGCAAAGCATTGGGCAAATGGCTCTAAGGGAGCAGAAGGACTTGCAAAAGAAGTTTTAAATAGTATTGAAAATGATAAAAATGAATTTAAATTTCTTTATGATGACAAGACACCTTTATGGGACAAAATAAATACAGTAGCAACAAAAATATATAAAGCTAAAGGGATAACTGCTAGTGCGAAAATAAAAGCGGAGATTGAAAAACTTCAACAAACTCACGGCTCACTGCCAATATGTATGGCTAAAACACAGATGTCATTTTCTACAGACCCGTTAAAAAGAGGCGCTCCTAAAAACCATACTGTAGATATTACAGATGTAAAACTGGAAAATGGTGCGGGTTTTATTGTTGCAATAGCAGGGAATATTATGACAATGCCGGGACTACCAAAAATTCCTACAGCTGAAAAAATAGATATTGATAATGACGGTGAAATTACAGGATTATTTTAA
- a CDS encoding cold-shock protein has protein sequence MATQINGTVKWFNSEKGFGFIEPENGGKDVFVHYRQINSNGNERVSLNDGQKVSFEIGQGEKGPQAENVSAL, from the coding sequence ATGGCAACTCAAATAAACGGAACAGTAAAATGGTTCAACAGTGAAAAAGGTTTCGGTTTTATCGAACCAGAAAACGGCGGTAAAGATGTATTCGTACACTATCGTCAAATTAACAGTAATGGAAATGAACGTGTTTCTCTTAATGACGGTCAAAAAGTTAGTTTTGAAATTGGTCAGGGTGAAAAAGGCCCACAGGCTGAAAACGTTTCTGCTCTTTAA
- a CDS encoding methyltransferase, with the protein MKKQPTTEIDSSEIDDYLKQANHYNNNNDYKNALLYLKKAVKLNDKCYICYHNIANIYDKLNKFELSLFYLQKAIKINPDFSDALFSMAQCYRKMKNENKMLEYLNKTLEKTPEHPGANHLLASTNKETSSQYSSEYAEDLFDRYADHFENHLVNSLQYKVPSIIKEKLQSLNPPKDSKILDLGCGTGLLGKAIIDMFPNIVGVDISTNMIKETRKKDIYTTLYIDDIHDFLLENVKEFDLILAADVFIYIGDLQVVFSSVRKCLNDNGYFIFTIELSTEVNTSDHKLAKSGRFSHTMEYIESLCKEVGFDVLDKEEIILRQENQIGQKGAVFTLKNLSVR; encoded by the coding sequence ATGAAAAAACAACCTACTACTGAAATTGACTCTAGTGAGATAGATGACTATCTTAAACAAGCAAATCACTATAACAATAATAACGATTATAAAAATGCACTTTTATATTTAAAAAAAGCAGTTAAATTAAATGACAAATGTTATATTTGCTATCACAATATAGCTAATATATATGATAAACTTAATAAGTTTGAACTTAGTCTTTTTTACTTACAAAAGGCAATAAAAATAAACCCTGATTTTTCTGACGCTCTTTTTTCAATGGCACAATGCTATAGAAAAATGAAGAATGAAAATAAAATGCTCGAGTATCTTAATAAAACACTAGAAAAGACACCTGAACATCCAGGAGCGAATCATCTTTTAGCATCGACAAATAAAGAAACAAGTAGCCAATACTCTTCTGAGTATGCAGAAGATTTGTTTGACCGCTATGCTGATCATTTTGAAAACCATCTAGTAAATTCTCTGCAATACAAAGTACCATCTATTATAAAAGAAAAACTACAATCTTTAAATCCTCCAAAAGATTCAAAAATCTTAGATTTAGGGTGTGGTACGGGACTGTTAGGAAAAGCTATTATAGATATGTTTCCTAATATAGTCGGTGTAGATATATCTACCAACATGATAAAAGAAACAAGAAAAAAAGATATTTACACTACACTTTACATAGATGATATTCATGATTTTCTCTTAGAAAATGTAAAAGAGTTTGATCTAATTTTAGCGGCAGATGTTTTCATATATATTGGAGATTTGCAAGTTGTCTTTTCTAGTGTGAGAAAGTGCCTAAATGATAACGGCTATTTTATATTTACTATTGAACTCTCCACAGAAGTTAATACATCAGACCATAAACTGGCAAAAAGCGGAAGGTTTTCTCATACTATGGAATATATAGAGTCCTTATGTAAAGAGGTCGGGTTTGAT